A stretch of Brachyhypopomus gauderio isolate BG-103 unplaced genomic scaffold, BGAUD_0.2 sc167, whole genome shotgun sequence DNA encodes these proteins:
- the LOC143501277 gene encoding globoside alpha-1,3-N-acetylgalactosaminyltransferase 1-like, which translates to MALFPYSRLSSGFYCGNRRQLLLLCVCVLAGLIYFMAAKRISAVSTFPTPVLSEERQARLEGKDLPTTTPWGAPLVWGDSESSTRRRNKFALGHAQVGLAVLAVGNYNRFLRNFLSSAEHNFLLNVLVTYYVLTDKPRELDPPPTMGPTRNLRIIPVAEMPGWTRLSLRRTILLASIVKEQIHQDVDYVYCADVDQEFMNPVGTEILGRLTATLHPEFFGRPRHSYPYETDPDSLAYVADEEGDYYYTSEFYGGLCSEVLAMLQACSLLILQDQDRGVQAQQLEESYLNRYLVNRKPTCVLSPEYSWWESPQTPDIPTQRLHSIGRQCLATGKMKEDTVAC; encoded by the exons atggCACTGTTCCCATACTCCAGACTGTCCTCAG GTTTTTACTGTGGCAATCGGAGACAGCTgcttttgctgtgtgtgtgtgttctcgccGGACTGATCT ACTTCATGGCCGCAAAAAGAATTTCTGCTGTTTCCACATTTCCTACTCCCGTGTTGTCAGAGGAAAGACAAGCGAGGCTGGAAGGCAAAGACCTTCCCACCACGACACCCTGGGGTGCCCCTCTGGTGTGGGGGGACAGTGAATCCTCCACCAGGCGCAGAAACAAGTTTGCCCTTGGCCATGCCCAGGTGGGTCTGGCAGTCCTTGCAGTAGGGAACTACAACCGCTTCCTGCGTAACTTCCTCTCCTCCGCCGAACACAACTTCCTGCTCAACGTCCTCGTCACGTACTACGTCCTGACAGACAAGCCACGCGAGCTGGACCCGCCCCCGACTATGGGGCCCACCAGGAACCTGCGCATCATCCCCGTGGCTGAGATGCCGGGCTGGACAAGGCTGAGCTTACGACGCACGATTCTGCTGGCGTCCATTGTTAAAGAGCAGATTCACCAGGATGTGGACTACGTCTACTGTGCTGACGTTGACCAGGAGTTCATGAACCCAGTGGGCACGGAGATCCTAGGGAGGCTGACAGCCACGCTGCATCCAGAGTTCTTTGGAAGGCCACGTCACTCTTACCCTTACGAGACAGACCCAGACTCTCTGGCATACGTAGCAGATGAGGAAGGGGACTATTACTACACCTCCGAGTTCTACGGTGGGCTGTGCTCAGAGGTGTTGGCCATGCTGCAGGCTTGCTCTCTACTCATCCTGCAGGACCAGGACAGGGGTGTTCAGGCCCAGCAGTTGGAGGAGAGCTACCTGAACCGTTACCTGGTCAACCGCAAGCCCACCTGTGTGCTCTCACCAGAGTACAGCTGGTGGGAGTCACCCCAAACACCAGATATACCCACTCAGAGACTACACTCCATAGGCAGGCAATGCTTAGCTACAGGCAAGATGAAAGAAGACACAGTTGCTtgttga